A region of the Besnoitia besnoiti strain Bb-Ger1 chromosome Unknown contig00096, whole genome shotgun sequence genome:
cgccctcgaaactgtcatttcgtcttcgaactgtccgtccgcgaccgcccaggAGTCAACCAAATAGTCCACCACCGACATTTCCTCGTCAGACGTTtccactgccgtcgccttcacgccgtagccgccggaaaccagcttcttgctaacgacactcttgagcaacgcagccacctccggagcatcgaaggcagccatggcgagcagcgcgatcgGCAACAGCTTGTCCAACTTGGCTCCCcctagaaggggaagaagtttgaggagaggcagcaaatcgcctgccggattcgtcctcaacacatcaagagctttcggtgcgacgagcgccaacagcatcaacttcttcattccgtcgtcgccaaagGCTTTGCCCCCTGAAGCATTCATGAGcaatgcctttgctgcgaacgccaacaacaacttcggcttcttgtccaacaacatccgcgccactggagccgccagcttgagcggaaccagaacgaacttgaagaacgccttagtcatctccacgcatgcgatcttcgacgccacaatatcctccagctccagcacCAGTCCTAGAAGTTCCTTCAAATGGGACTGGTGGAAGTCCGCGGTGTCCGGTGACTCCAGGCCGTCCACAGtcattgcgtctctcgctctctccatcatgggcgcgacctcgacgaggaggccggccggGGCCAATATCGCGTCGACAAatgcacctgcagagtccccactctcggcgtccgcacctgTCCACGCTGCAACGTCCCTCGAGATAGATTTTACTGCCGACTTGgcttcctttgcttccgttgccgccctcgaaactgtcatttcgtcttcgaactgtccgtccgcgaccgcccaggAGTCAACCAAATAGTCCACCACCGACATTTCCTCGTCAGACGTTtccactgccgtcgcctcacgccgtagccgccggaaaccagcttcttgctaacgacactcttgagcaacgcagccacctccggagcatcgaaggcagccatggcgagcagcgcgatcgGCAACAGCTTGTCCAACTTGGCTCCCcctagaaggggaagaagtttgaggagaggcagcaaatcgcctgccggattcgtcctcaacacatcaagagctttcggtgcgacgagcgccaacagcatcaacttcttcattccgtcgtcgccaaagGCTTTGCCCCCTGAAGCATTCATGAGcaatgcctttgctgcgaacgccacaacaacttcggcttcttgtccaacaacatccgcgccactggagccgccagcttgagcggaaccagaacgaacttgaagaacgccttagtcatctccacgcatgcgatcttcgacgccacaatatcctccagctccagcacCAGTCCTAGAAGTTCCTTCAAATGGGACTGGTGGAAGTCCGCGGTGTCCGGTGACTCCAGGCCGTCCACAGtcattgcgtctctcgctctctccatcatgggcgcgacctcgacgaggaggccggccggGGCCAATATCGCGTCGACAAatgcacctgcagagtccccactctcggcgtccgcacctgTCCACGCTGCAACGTCCCTCGAGATAGATTTTACTGCCGACTTGgcttcctttgcttccgttgccgccctcgaaactgtcatttcgtcttcgaactgtccgtccgcgaccgcccaggAGTCAACCAAATAGTCCACCACCGACATTTCCTCGTCAGACGTTtccactgccgtcgcctccacgccgtagccgccggaaaccagcttcttgctaacgacactcttgagcaacgcagccacctccggagcatcgaaggcagccatggcgagcagcgcgatcgGCAACAGCTTGTCCAACTTGGCTCCCcctagaaggggaagaagtttgaggagaggcagcaaatcgcctgccggattcgtcctcaacacatcaagagctttcggtgcgacgagcgccaacagcatcaacttcttcattccgtcgtcgccaaagGCTTTGCCCCCTGAAGCATTCATGAGcaatgcctttgctgcgaacgccaacaacaacttcggcttcttgtccaacaacatccgcgccactggagccgccagcttgagcggaaccagaacgaacttgaagaacgccttagtcatctccacgcatgcgatcttcgacgccacaatatcctccagctccagcacCAGTCCTAGAAGTTCCTTCAAATGGGACTGGTGGAAGTCCGCGGTGTCCGGTGACTCCAGGCCGTCCACAGtcattgcgtctctcgctctctccatcatgggcgcgacctcgacgaggaggccggccggGGCCAATATCGCGTCGACAAatgcacctgcagagtccccactctcggcgtccgcacctgTCCACGCTGCAACGTCCCTCGAGATAGATTTTACTGCCGACTTGgcttcctttgcttccgttgccgccctcgaaactgtcatttcgtcttcgaactgtccgtccgcgaccgcccaggAGTCAACCAAATAGTCCACCACCGACATTTCCTCGTCAGACGTTtccactgccgtcgcctccacgccgtagccgccggaaaccagcttcttgctaacgacactcttgagcaacgcagccacctccggagcatcgaaggcagccatggcgagcagcgcgatcgGCAACAGCTTGTCCAACTTGGCTCCCcctagaaggggaagaagtttgaggagaggcagcaaatcgcctgccggattcgtcctcaacacatcaagagctttcggtgcgacgagcgccaacagcatcaacttcttcattccgtcgtcgccaaagGCTTTGCCCCCTGAAGCATTCATGAGcaatgcctttgctgcgaacgccaacaacaacttcggcttcttgtccaacaacatccgcgccactggagccgccagcttgagcggaaccagaacgaacttgaagaacgccttagtcatctccacgcatgcgatcttcgacgccacaatatcctccagctccagcacCAGTCCTAGAAGTTCCTTCAAATGGGACTGGTGGAAGTCCGCGGTGTCCGGTGACTCCAGGCCGTCCACAGtcattgcgtctctcgctctctccatcatgggcgcgacctcgacgaggaggccggccggGGCCAATATCGCGTCGACAAatgcacctgcagagtccccactctcggcgtccgcacctgTCCACGCTGCAACGTCCCGAGATAGATTTTACTGCCGACTTGgcttcctttgcttccgttgccgccctcgaaactgtcatttcgtcttcgaactgtccgtccgcgaccgcccaggAGTCAACCAAATAGTCCACCACCGACATTTCCTCGTCAGACGTTtccactgccgtcgcctccacgccgtagccgccggaaaccagcttcttgctaacgacactcttgagcaacgcagccacctccggagcatcgaaggcagccatggcgagcagcgcgatcgGCAACAGCTTGTCCAACTTGGCTCCCcctagaaggggaagaagtttgaggagaggcagcaaatcgcctgccggattcgtcctcaacacatcaagagctttcggtgcgacgagcgccaacagcatcaacttcttcattccgtcgtcgccaaagGCTTTGCCCCCTGAAGCATTCATGAGcaatgcctttgctgcgaacgccaacaacaacttcggcttcttgtccaacaacatccgcgccactggagccgccagcttgagcggaaccagaacgaacttgaagaacgccttagtcatctccacgcatgcgatcTTCGACGCCGCCACAATatcctccagctccagcacCAGTCCTAGAAGTTCCTTCAAATGGGACTGGTGGAAGTCCGCGGTGTCCGGTGACTCCAGGCCGTCCACAGtcattgcgtctctcgctctctccatcatgggcgcgacctcgacgaggaggccggccggGCCAATATCGCGTCGACAAatgcacctgcagagtccccactctcggcgtccgcacctgTCCACGCTGCAACGTCCCTCGAGATAGATTTTACTGCCGACTTGgcttcctttgcttccgttgccgccctcgaaactgtcatttcgtcttcgaactgtccgtccgcgaccgcccaggAGTCAACCAAATAGTCCACCACCGACATTCCTCGTCAGACGTTtccactgccgtcgcctccacgccgtagccgccggaaaccagcttcttgctaacgacactcttgagcaacgcagccacctcccggagcatcgaaggcagccatggcgagcagcgcgatcgGCAACAGCTTGTCCAACTTGGCTCCCcctagaaggggaagaagtttgaggagaggcagcaaatcgcctgccggattcgtcctcaacacatcaagagctttcggtgcgacgagcgccaacagcatcaacttcttcattccgtcgtcgccaaagGCTTTGCCCCCTGAAGCATTCATGAGcaatgcctttgctgcgaacgccaacaacaacttcggcttcttgtccaacaacatccgcgccactggagccgccagcttgagcggaaccagaacgaacttgaagaacgccttagtcatctccacgcatgcgatcttcgacgccacaatatcctccagctccagcacCAGTCCTAGAAGTTCCTTCAAATGGGACTGGTGGAAGTCCGCGTGTCCGGTGACTCCAGGCCGTCCACAGtcattgcgtctctcgctctctccatcatgggcgcgacctcgacgaggaggccggccggGGCCAATATCGCGTCGACAAatgcacctgcagagtccccactctcggcgtccgcacctgTCCACGCTGCAACGTCCCTCGAGATAGATTTTACTGCCGACTTGgcttcctttgcttccgttgccgccctcgaaactgtcatttcgtcttcgaactgtccgtccgcgaccgcccaggAGTCAACCAAATAGTCCACCACCGACATTTCCTCGTCAGACGTTtccactgccgtcgcctccacgccgtagccgccggaaaccagcttcttgctaacgacactcttgagcaacgcagccacctccggagcatcgaaggcagccatggcgagcagcgcgatcgGCAACAGCTTGTCCAACTTGGCTCCCCCTAGAAGGGAAAGAAGtttgaggagaggcagcaaatcgcctgccggattcgtcctcaacacatcaagagctttcggtgcgacgagcgccaacagcatcaacttcttcattccgtcgtcgccaaagGCTTTGCCCCCTGAAGCATTCATGAGcaatgcctttgctgcgaacgccaacaacaacttcggcttcttgtccaacaacatccgcgccactggagccgccagcttgagcggaaccagaacgaacttg
Encoded here:
- a CDS encoding uncharacterized protein (encoded by transcript BESB_086070), which gives rise to MKKLMLLALVAPKALDVLRTNPAGDLLPLLKLLPLLGGAKLDKLLPIALLAMAAFDAPEVAALLKSVVSKKLVSGGYGVRRRQWKRLTRKCRWWTIWLTPGRSRTDSSKTK
- a CDS encoding uncharacterized protein (encoded by transcript BESB_086080), whose translation is MMERARDAMTVDGLESPDTADFHQSHLKELLGLVLELEDIVAASKIACVEMTKAFFKFVLVPLKLAAPVARMLLDKKPKLLLAFAAKALLMNASGGKAFGDDGMKKLMLLALVAPKALDVLRTNPAGDLLPLLKLLPLLGGAKLDKLLPIALLAMAAFDAPEVAALLKSVVSKKLVSGGYGVEATAVETSDEEMSVVDYLVDSWAVADGQFEDEMTVSRAATEAKEAKSAVAPMMERARDAMTVDGLESPDTADFHQSHLKELLGLVLELEDIVASKIACVEMTKAFFKFVLVPLKLAAPVARMLLDKKPKLLLAFAAKALLMNASGGKAFGDDGMKKLMLLALVAPKALDVLRTNPAGDLLPLLKLLPLLGGAKLDKLLPIALLAMAAFDAPEVAALLKSVVSKKLVSGGYGVEATAVETSDEEMSVVDYLVDSWAVADGQFEDEMTVSRAATEAKEAKSAVKSISRDVAAWTGADAESGDSAGAFVDAILAPAGLLVEVAPMMERARDAMTVDGLESPDTADFHQSHLKELLGLVLELEDIVASKIACVEMTKAFFKFVLVPLKLAAPVARMLLDKKPKLLLAFAAKALLMNASGGKAFGDDGMKKLMLLALVAPKALDVLRTNPAGDLLPLLKLLPLLGGAKLDKLLPIALLAMAAFDAPEVAALLKSVVSKKLVSGGYGVEATAVETSDEEMSVVDYLVDSWAVADGQFEDEMTVSRAATEAKEAKSAVKSISRDVAAWTGADAESGDSAGAFVDAILAPAGLLVEVAPMMERARDAMTVDGLESPDTADFHQSHLKELLGLVLELEDIVASKIACVEMTKAFFKFVLVPLKLAAPVARMLLDKKPKLLWRSQQRHCS